One stretch of Bacillus spongiae DNA includes these proteins:
- a CDS encoding DEAD/DEAH box helicase — translation MRYYVKNQLLILEPLSKHPYPYQSIASLSIPSPPILNPTFTFNASLQKYLFGKQLLLDELPFPLELLYQHYLEGYVQWEPGLIKKGNFLRCRRCGNQDDTLFGEFQCFRCHHSCKYCRKCIMMGRVSACSALLLWRGNAPTMSVSQVEFNWNGTLSQGQEEASKQIVETIKLGRQLLVWAVCGAGKTEILFEGIRQALSNNRKVCLASPRTDVILELLPRLRQVFPNVNIIGLYGGSEEIFQQSQFILATTHQLFRFYQAFDVMIIDEVDAFPFSYDESLHFAVEKAKKRIGSSVYLTATPTRRWKKTPTFKILARYHGHPLPQPTFHWCGNWKKLLTKRKLPPSIQSWITELLQKEKQALLFFPSVSVMNQALPLFQKLHKKIASVHATDSQRKEKVSKLRNGEIPILLTTTILERGVTISNLNVAVIGAEQTIFTESALIQIAGRVGRDASSPTGDVIFFHNGKSREMEKALIHIVTINRQARKSGALT, via the coding sequence ATGCGATATTATGTAAAAAATCAATTACTAATTCTTGAACCGTTGTCGAAACATCCTTATCCATATCAGTCAATAGCCTCTTTATCTATTCCATCCCCCCCTATTCTTAATCCCACCTTTACGTTTAACGCTTCATTACAAAAATACCTTTTTGGTAAACAACTGTTACTAGATGAACTTCCTTTCCCTCTCGAATTACTATATCAACACTATCTTGAAGGATATGTACAATGGGAGCCTGGTTTAATCAAGAAAGGAAACTTCCTACGATGTAGGAGATGTGGAAATCAAGATGATACATTATTTGGTGAGTTTCAATGCTTTCGATGTCATCATTCCTGCAAGTATTGTCGGAAATGTATTATGATGGGGCGGGTATCGGCTTGCTCTGCCTTATTATTATGGAGAGGAAATGCACCGACTATGTCTGTAAGTCAAGTGGAATTCAACTGGAATGGTACCCTTTCACAAGGACAAGAAGAGGCCTCGAAACAAATCGTCGAGACAATAAAATTAGGAAGGCAACTTCTAGTTTGGGCTGTATGTGGAGCCGGTAAGACTGAAATTCTATTTGAAGGGATTCGACAGGCGCTGTCGAATAATCGAAAGGTTTGCCTTGCGAGTCCGAGAACAGATGTCATCCTTGAATTACTCCCTAGATTACGCCAAGTGTTTCCAAATGTTAATATTATTGGTTTGTATGGAGGAAGCGAAGAGATCTTTCAACAAAGTCAATTCATTCTTGCAACAACCCACCAACTATTTCGGTTTTACCAAGCATTTGACGTGATGATAATAGACGAAGTAGACGCTTTTCCGTTCTCATACGACGAATCGCTTCACTTCGCTGTCGAAAAAGCGAAGAAGCGGATTGGATCGAGTGTCTATTTAACAGCAACACCAACGAGGAGGTGGAAAAAAACACCTACTTTCAAAATTCTTGCACGTTACCATGGACATCCACTTCCACAACCAACCTTTCATTGGTGTGGAAACTGGAAAAAGCTGTTGACGAAACGAAAGCTTCCCCCTTCCATTCAATCTTGGATAACAGAACTTCTTCAAAAAGAAAAACAAGCCCTCCTCTTTTTCCCTTCCGTATCTGTTATGAATCAAGCATTACCATTATTTCAAAAATTGCATAAAAAAATTGCTTCCGTCCATGCGACTGATTCGCAAAGGAAGGAAAAAGTAAGTAAGCTTCGGAATGGAGAGATACCAATCCTGTTAACCACCACGATTTTAGAAAGGGGTGTTACCATCTCAAACTTGAACGTTGCAGTAATTGGAGCAGAACAGACTATTTTCACTGAAAGTGCACTTATTCAAATTGCCGGACGGGTTGGGCGAGATGCGTCCTCTCCGACTGGTGACGTTATCTTCTTTCATAATGGGAAAAGTCGTGAGATGGAGAAGGCACTTATTCATATTGTCACAATAAACCGGCAAGCTCGGAAAAGTGGTGCATTAACGTGA
- a CDS encoding DegV family protein → MKTAIVTDSTSYIPKELREQLNIHMIPLSVVMNGESYQEEFDLTSELFYEEVKNSGKLPSTSQPPIGQFVELFEQLAKDYDAVISILLSSGISGTYQSAVSASNMVDNVEVVVYDSEISCMVQGFYVLEAAKLAQMGEDPTSIVRHLDEMRETSKAYFMVDDLSHLQRGGRLSSAQAIIGSLLQVKPLLHFENKVIVPFEKIRTRKKAMKRIVELLEKDVEKGIPLQASIIHANRLEEAQAWKGELEEKYPTVEFSISYFGPVIGTHLGEGSMGLGWMKRNH, encoded by the coding sequence ATGAAAACGGCAATTGTTACGGATAGTACATCCTATATCCCGAAAGAATTGCGCGAACAACTCAACATACATATGATACCTTTGAGTGTTGTGATGAATGGGGAATCCTATCAAGAAGAGTTTGACCTTACGAGTGAATTATTTTATGAGGAAGTCAAAAATTCTGGTAAGCTTCCCTCTACTTCACAACCTCCCATTGGACAATTTGTTGAGCTTTTTGAGCAGTTAGCTAAGGATTATGACGCAGTTATATCCATTCTTCTCTCTAGTGGTATTAGTGGGACGTACCAAAGTGCGGTTTCGGCCAGCAATATGGTGGATAATGTGGAAGTAGTTGTATACGACTCTGAAATTAGCTGCATGGTCCAAGGCTTTTATGTGTTGGAGGCTGCCAAGTTAGCTCAAATGGGTGAAGACCCTACCTCTATTGTAAGACATCTAGATGAGATGAGGGAAACGAGCAAAGCCTATTTTATGGTAGATGACTTATCTCATTTACAACGAGGGGGAAGACTATCAAGCGCGCAGGCAATTATCGGTAGTTTATTACAAGTGAAGCCGCTCCTCCATTTTGAAAATAAGGTGATTGTTCCGTTTGAGAAAATCCGCACACGTAAAAAGGCAATGAAGAGAATTGTTGAATTGCTAGAGAAAGATGTTGAAAAGGGCATCCCACTGCAAGCAAGTATTATTCATGCAAATCGTCTAGAAGAAGCCCAAGCATGGAAGGGTGAGTTAGAAGAAAAGTACCCTACAGTAGAGTTCTCGATTAGTTACTTTGGTCCAGTGATTGGAACGCATCTTGGCGAAGGATCGATGGGGCTTGGGTGGATGAAACGAAATCATTAA
- a CDS encoding response regulator transcription factor, with the protein MLINIVIIDDHQLFREGVKRILEFESSFKVVAEGSDGVDAVSLVEEHSPDVVLMDINMPKLNGVEATGQLLEKYPDTKVIILSIHDDEMYVSHALKTGALGYMLKEMDADALIEAVKVVAKGGSYLHPKVTHNLVSEFRRLANEEHTSNAYQQVEIRRPYHLLTKRECEVLQLLADGCSNRTIGEELYISEKTVKNHVSNILQKMSVNDRTQAVVTAIKKGWVEVR; encoded by the coding sequence ATGTTAATTAATATTGTAATTATTGATGACCACCAGTTGTTTCGAGAAGGGGTCAAACGCATTTTAGAGTTTGAATCATCCTTTAAGGTAGTGGCTGAAGGAAGTGATGGGGTCGATGCGGTTTCATTAGTGGAAGAACATAGCCCAGATGTGGTTTTAATGGATATTAATATGCCGAAGCTTAACGGCGTTGAGGCGACTGGCCAACTATTAGAAAAATACCCAGATACGAAAGTCATTATTCTTTCCATTCATGATGATGAAATGTATGTCTCACATGCGTTGAAAACTGGGGCATTAGGGTATATGCTGAAAGAAATGGATGCTGATGCCCTTATAGAAGCAGTAAAGGTAGTAGCAAAAGGAGGATCTTACCTCCACCCTAAGGTTACACATAATTTAGTGAGTGAATTTCGCCGCTTAGCTAATGAGGAGCATACGTCAAATGCTTATCAACAAGTTGAGATTCGGAGACCGTACCATTTACTTACAAAACGAGAATGTGAAGTTCTTCAACTTCTTGCAGATGGATGTAGCAATAGAACTATAGGGGAAGAGCTTTATATTTCAGAAAAAACGGTGAAAAACCATGTGAGTAATATTTTACAGAAAATGAGTGTAAATGACCGTACTCAAGCGGTTGTGACGGCCATTAAAAAAGGCTGGGTAGAAGTTCGTTAA
- a CDS encoding sensor histidine kinase: MSLKKVNKIVLDQILNKMVDTVGQSKDEIFQIGEQSRQDYDSLSKELKYIREMVHKVILDGEELEIKTKLARNRLSEVSRNFKDFSEEEVRNAYEQAHDLQMKFSMNRHQEKELRNRRDELERRLYSLEETINRAEHLVSQISVVMSYLSSDLKIMGQALEDAKMKQEFGLKIIEAQEDERKRLSREIHDGPAQMLANVLMRTDLVERIHVEEGADAALKEIRSMKHMVRSALYEVRRIIYDLRPMALDDLGLIPTLKKYLSTIEEYHNGTRIVFQNIGRELRLEQKYEVALFRLVQESVHNALKHAEAKQINVKIEIRLDKVLAIIKDDGKGFDVSQKKANSFGIMGMNERVELLEGTLEIQSKIGSGSSVTITVPLS; this comes from the coding sequence ATGTCTTTAAAGAAAGTAAATAAAATAGTACTTGATCAAATATTAAATAAAATGGTCGATACTGTTGGGCAAAGTAAAGATGAAATCTTCCAAATTGGCGAACAAAGTCGCCAAGACTATGACTCATTATCAAAGGAATTGAAATATATTCGTGAAATGGTTCATAAAGTCATCTTGGATGGAGAAGAGTTAGAAATAAAGACAAAATTAGCACGAAATCGACTTTCCGAAGTAAGTCGAAATTTTAAAGATTTTTCAGAAGAAGAAGTTCGAAATGCGTATGAGCAAGCTCATGATTTACAAATGAAATTCAGTATGAATCGTCATCAAGAAAAAGAGCTTCGAAATAGGCGAGATGAGCTGGAACGTCGTCTTTATTCCTTAGAAGAAACGATTAATCGTGCCGAGCACCTTGTTTCTCAGATTTCTGTTGTCATGAGTTATTTAAGTAGTGACCTAAAAATAATGGGGCAAGCATTGGAAGATGCCAAAATGAAACAGGAATTTGGGTTGAAAATTATTGAAGCACAGGAGGATGAACGGAAACGATTATCGAGAGAAATTCATGATGGTCCTGCGCAAATGTTAGCAAATGTACTGATGAGAACGGACTTAGTTGAACGTATCCATGTTGAAGAGGGAGCTGATGCGGCTCTAAAAGAAATTCGAAGCATGAAGCATATGGTTCGGTCAGCCTTATATGAGGTACGACGTATTATTTATGATTTGAGACCGATGGCGCTTGATGACTTAGGATTAATTCCAACCCTCAAAAAATACTTATCCACTATTGAAGAATATCATAATGGCACAAGAATTGTGTTTCAAAATATAGGAAGAGAGCTGCGGTTAGAGCAGAAGTACGAAGTAGCGTTATTTCGACTAGTCCAAGAATCCGTTCATAATGCGCTTAAACATGCAGAAGCAAAACAAATTAATGTGAAAATAGAGATAAGATTAGATAAGGTACTAGCTATTATTAAGGATGATGGTAAAGGCTTTGATGTTAGTCAAAAGAAAGCAAATTCATTTGGAATAATGGGAATGAATGAGCGAGTTGAATTACTTGAAGGAACACTCGAGATTCAATCGAAAATTGGCAGCGGATCTTCGGTAACCATCACAGTACCTTTAAGCTAA
- a CDS encoding ComF family protein, producing the protein MRCLYCDQKDTVPVTWTSLLRPVERKVLCDECADQFTLLTGPRCEGCSRMLEGLPQKTCADCQAWNQCVNGENSLSWNFSIFAYNEWMKQYFARYKYRGDYELSLYFRPFIKKILITMEYDILTPIPTSQQRLYERGFNQVEGLVDGLNYTDLLFKWPDEKQSKKSKQERMKKKNPFEFKNTFVVADKNIVLVDDLYTTGTTVRQAASILRAAGAGDIASLTLIRG; encoded by the coding sequence GTGAGGTGCCTGTACTGTGATCAGAAAGATACTGTGCCTGTCACTTGGACGAGCCTATTGCGTCCCGTCGAGCGGAAAGTATTATGTGATGAATGTGCCGATCAGTTTACGCTTCTCACTGGTCCGCGGTGTGAAGGTTGTAGCCGTATGCTCGAAGGCCTTCCTCAAAAGACATGTGCAGATTGTCAAGCGTGGAATCAGTGTGTGAATGGGGAAAACTCCCTTAGTTGGAATTTTTCTATTTTTGCGTATAATGAGTGGATGAAGCAGTATTTTGCTCGCTATAAATATAGAGGAGATTATGAGCTCTCATTGTATTTTCGACCCTTTATAAAAAAAATCCTGATAACGATGGAGTATGATATACTCACACCTATTCCAACTAGTCAACAGCGGTTGTATGAAAGAGGTTTTAATCAGGTGGAAGGATTAGTAGACGGACTGAATTATACTGATTTGTTATTTAAATGGCCAGATGAGAAACAATCAAAAAAATCAAAACAAGAGCGAATGAAGAAGAAAAATCCATTTGAATTTAAGAATACGTTTGTTGTAGCAGATAAAAACATCGTCCTGGTTGACGACCTTTATACAACAGGAACAACGGTAAGGCAGGCAGCATCCATTTTAAGGGCTGCAGGGGCAGGTGACATTGCTTCTTTGACCTTAATTCGAGGTTAA
- a CDS encoding MraY family glycosyltransferase, translating into MIVVALVSCLLFSLAITPFVIKFAVKIGAVDQPDFNRKVHQKVMPRIGGIAIYLSFLVGIMIIRPDNELLIPILIGSLVIILTGLLDDLFQLTPKIKLVGQSLAAAIVILGGIQVEFINLPFGGVLEFGVLSIPITVLWIIGITNAINFIDGLDGLSAGVSLIGIMTIGFMSLLMGDMFVLSISVILCGSILGFLPYNFYPAKIFMGDTGALFLGFMIAVVSLLGFKNVTVISLIIPVIILGVPISDTLFAIIRRKVNRQPISAPDRSHLHHCLLNLGYTHKQTVIVIYAISTLFGLIAIIFSQATIWGGIILIGVVILAIELFVESIGLIGKEYRPILKLIGGEKDK; encoded by the coding sequence ATGATTGTAGTAGCGTTAGTCAGCTGTTTGCTTTTCTCATTGGCTATTACGCCTTTTGTTATTAAGTTTGCTGTGAAAATTGGTGCTGTTGATCAGCCTGATTTCAATCGAAAAGTTCATCAAAAAGTAATGCCAAGGATTGGCGGAATTGCCATATATTTAAGTTTTTTAGTAGGGATTATGATAATAAGACCTGACAATGAATTACTCATTCCAATCTTAATTGGAAGTCTTGTGATTATTCTAACGGGACTATTAGACGACCTATTTCAGTTAACACCAAAAATAAAACTTGTAGGTCAATCATTAGCTGCGGCTATTGTTATCCTAGGAGGAATTCAAGTCGAATTCATTAACTTGCCCTTCGGTGGTGTGCTTGAATTTGGTGTTTTGAGTATTCCGATTACAGTTTTATGGATTATTGGTATTACAAATGCTATAAACTTTATTGACGGTTTGGATGGATTATCTGCTGGTGTATCCCTTATAGGAATTATGACAATTGGATTTATGTCTTTATTAATGGGGGATATGTTTGTTCTATCGATTTCTGTCATTTTATGTGGAAGTATTTTAGGCTTTTTACCATATAATTTTTACCCTGCTAAAATTTTTATGGGGGATACAGGTGCTCTTTTCTTAGGATTTATGATAGCAGTTGTTTCCTTGTTAGGATTTAAAAATGTTACGGTTATTTCCTTAATTATTCCTGTGATTATTCTAGGTGTTCCAATATCCGATACGTTATTTGCCATAATACGCAGAAAGGTGAATAGACAACCTATATCTGCACCAGATCGATCTCATCTACACCATTGTTTATTAAATCTAGGTTATACACATAAACAAACGGTCATTGTGATTTATGCTATTTCCACTTTATTTGGATTAATTGCCATTATTTTTTCGCAGGCTACCATTTGGGGCGGAATAATCTTAATTGGGGTAGTCATCTTAGCCATTGAGTTATTTGTTGAGAGTATCGGATTGATAGGGAAAGAATACAGGCCAATATTAAAGCTAATTGGCGGGGAAAAAGATAAATAA
- a CDS encoding flagellar protein FlgN: MSFQSLLTSLNHLTKLHRSLFELSVRKTDVVKEGNIDQLNELLKNEQKYLAAVQTVDKQRQQAVVSFLEEKGGTLLNTPTIKECVEYGNEIEKEQLLAEHEQLVYQMEQLKERNDLNQQLIYQSLQFVNLNISMLQPQTETVTYSRPNQPKQKHVNRSLFDSQA; this comes from the coding sequence ATGTCGTTTCAGTCGCTCTTAACATCACTGAATCATTTAACGAAGCTGCATCGTAGCTTGTTTGAGCTGTCCGTCCGAAAAACCGACGTGGTAAAGGAAGGTAACATCGATCAGCTCAATGAGTTGTTGAAGAATGAACAAAAATATTTGGCCGCCGTTCAAACAGTGGATAAACAGCGACAACAGGCGGTAGTCTCTTTTCTTGAAGAAAAGGGGGGAACGTTGCTCAATACACCTACCATCAAGGAATGTGTTGAATATGGAAATGAAATAGAAAAGGAACAGCTACTTGCAGAACATGAGCAGCTTGTATACCAAATGGAACAATTAAAAGAACGAAATGATTTAAATCAACAGCTTATTTATCAATCATTACAATTTGTGAATCTCAATATATCGATGCTTCAACCTCAAACAGAAACGGTAACGTATTCGCGTCCTAATCAGCCGAAGCAAAAACATGTCAACCGTTCACTGTTTGATTCACAAGCATAA
- a CDS encoding LCP family protein produces MDRQQFKKKRIMKPRKRRILFFILIPILFLSLSGVGYGTYLYKQAKDTLSDSYKKIDGRDKSDKRTDMVNPEDDHVSILVMGVDDSDKRDYGTAIRTDALLLATLNKEDKSIKLVSIPRDTYTYIPEVGYDDKINHAHVFGGEKATIETVEELFDIPVDYYVKVNFYAFIDLVDALGGITVDVPYEFYEQDSKDKSDAIHLYPGEQTLDGEEALALARTRKLDSDVERGKRQQEILKAIATKALSVDALTKYDELLSAIGDNMTTDLTFNNITSFWKYGTSGRLNIETLTLEGEDLYLNNSDGSRKYVYNLDPIALDETIATLKDHLEISNPTISNEDEEDEIEDETGI; encoded by the coding sequence ATGGATCGTCAACAATTTAAAAAGAAACGCATAATGAAACCAAGAAAAAGAAGAATACTCTTTTTTATATTAATACCCATTCTCTTTCTCAGCTTATCGGGGGTTGGATATGGAACCTATTTGTACAAGCAAGCAAAAGATACACTAAGTGATTCTTACAAAAAAATTGATGGCCGTGATAAATCGGACAAGCGTACTGATATGGTCAATCCAGAAGATGACCATGTTTCTATTTTAGTCATGGGTGTAGATGATAGTGATAAACGTGATTATGGAACAGCCATTCGAACGGACGCACTATTATTAGCCACACTCAATAAAGAAGATAAATCCATTAAATTAGTGAGTATACCTCGTGACACATATACTTACATTCCAGAAGTAGGATATGATGATAAAATTAATCATGCTCACGTATTTGGTGGAGAAAAAGCGACCATAGAAACCGTCGAAGAACTTTTTGATATCCCTGTTGATTATTATGTAAAAGTAAACTTCTATGCTTTCATTGATCTAGTGGACGCCTTAGGTGGAATTACGGTAGATGTTCCTTATGAGTTTTATGAACAAGATTCAAAAGATAAGAGCGATGCCATTCATTTATATCCAGGTGAACAAACGTTAGATGGAGAGGAAGCACTCGCTTTAGCGAGAACGAGAAAACTAGATAGTGATGTAGAAAGAGGGAAGCGACAACAGGAAATCCTTAAAGCGATTGCGACGAAAGCACTATCTGTTGATGCTCTAACAAAGTATGATGAGTTACTTTCAGCCATTGGTGATAATATGACAACAGATTTAACATTTAATAACATAACGTCTTTTTGGAAATATGGGACAAGTGGTAGACTAAATATTGAAACCTTAACATTGGAAGGTGAGGATTTATACCTTAATAATTCTGATGGCTCAAGAAAATATGTATACAATTTAGATCCTATTGCCCTAGATGAAACGATAGCTACATTAAAAGACCACTTGGAAATTTCAAATCCTACGATTTCAAACGAAGACGAAGAAGATGAAATTGAAGATGAAACAGGCATTTAA
- a CDS encoding TIGR03826 family flagellar region protein: protein MMTELLNCPNCGSIYVKNKFREVCEACFKKEEKTFEEVYRFLRQRENRAATPQAIAERIGVEVALLYKWVRKGRLNVRQFTNLGFPCERCGDLIQAGKVCASCVTDIKKDLQSVSEDQERKKARQQSKTATYRTFFQEE from the coding sequence ATGATGACAGAACTATTAAATTGTCCAAACTGTGGATCGATTTACGTGAAAAATAAGTTTCGTGAAGTGTGTGAGGCATGCTTTAAGAAAGAGGAGAAAACGTTTGAGGAAGTGTATCGATTTTTACGCCAACGTGAAAATCGAGCAGCAACACCTCAAGCGATTGCAGAGAGAATTGGTGTTGAGGTTGCACTTCTCTACAAATGGGTACGGAAGGGAAGGCTAAATGTCAGGCAGTTTACTAATTTAGGCTTCCCGTGTGAGCGTTGTGGAGATCTCATACAAGCTGGAAAGGTTTGTGCCTCATGTGTGACAGACATAAAAAAAGATCTTCAGTCCGTTAGTGAAGATCAAGAACGAAAGAAGGCTCGACAACAAAGTAAAACAGCTACGTATCGTACTTTTTTTCAAGAGGAGTAA
- the flgM gene encoding flagellar biosynthesis anti-sigma factor FlgM: protein MKINPNRIHGVNPYQNQLNKVGKADLKQHREDKVEISSTALEMNAATKSSKDRDMKIMQLKNQVESGQYKLDARSIAESIIKYQKK from the coding sequence GTGAAAATAAACCCTAATCGGATTCATGGTGTGAATCCGTATCAAAATCAGCTGAATAAAGTGGGTAAAGCTGACTTGAAACAGCATCGAGAAGATAAAGTGGAAATTTCATCAACAGCACTCGAAATGAACGCTGCGACAAAATCTTCAAAAGACCGTGATATGAAAATAATGCAACTGAAAAATCAAGTGGAAAGTGGTCAATATAAGCTAGATGCGCGAAGCATTGCGGAGAGTATAATCAAGTATCAGAAAAAATGA
- a CDS encoding glycosyltransferase family 4 protein, which translates to MKILHLNAGNETGGGMFHILSLLKEWNKQEFILGLFEEGEFFYKSEEMGINTVVFSQKNRYDLSVVKQMTQFIRLNNIEVIHTHGARANFYGALIKRVAKIRWVVTIHSDPRDDFMGRGMIGKVYTKLNLSVLSFADHYVAISDRFRRILIEQGIGTAKITTVLNGINFKQSLPDPYSRRSFNLSDKDFIIVMVARLEPVKNHIIALQAIKAISAKDDSVQLLLVGEGSRRTYLEKKVKEFGICQRVKFLGHVEGVEKIYPLADLCLLTSHSESFPLVLLEAARASVPVVTTDVGGVNELIPSEEYGWILSGSQPEVLQKTIEEAIYLKSKDELILKGIRLKNMASQNFSIEKLASNVYNVYLRLIKKNRMTTL; encoded by the coding sequence ATGAAAATATTGCATTTAAATGCCGGTAATGAGACTGGAGGGGGTATGTTTCATATCCTTTCATTGTTAAAGGAATGGAATAAGCAAGAGTTTATTTTAGGCCTTTTTGAAGAGGGAGAATTTTTCTATAAGTCTGAAGAGATGGGTATAAATACAGTAGTCTTTTCACAGAAAAACAGATATGATCTAAGTGTTGTGAAACAAATGACGCAGTTTATTCGTCTAAATAATATAGAAGTAATCCATACTCATGGTGCTAGAGCCAATTTTTACGGAGCTTTAATTAAACGGGTAGCCAAAATCAGGTGGGTTGTAACCATTCATAGTGATCCTAGAGATGATTTTATGGGAAGAGGAATGATAGGAAAAGTATACACGAAATTGAACCTAAGTGTCTTAAGTTTTGCAGATCATTATGTTGCGATTTCGGATAGGTTTAGAAGGATCTTAATAGAACAAGGAATTGGTACAGCAAAAATTACAACAGTGCTTAATGGTATAAATTTTAAGCAAAGCTTACCAGATCCCTACAGTAGGCGTTCTTTTAATTTGTCTGATAAGGACTTTATTATTGTTATGGTAGCAAGATTAGAACCAGTTAAGAATCATATCATTGCACTGCAAGCAATAAAGGCCATTTCAGCAAAGGATGATTCTGTACAGTTATTATTAGTTGGCGAGGGCTCAAGACGTACTTACTTAGAGAAAAAGGTCAAAGAATTTGGAATTTGCCAAAGGGTGAAATTTCTTGGTCACGTTGAAGGAGTAGAAAAAATATACCCGCTCGCTGATCTTTGTCTACTAACATCACATAGTGAGAGCTTTCCGTTAGTTTTACTAGAAGCTGCTAGAGCAAGTGTCCCTGTAGTGACAACAGATGTGGGAGGTGTGAATGAATTAATTCCTAGCGAAGAATATGGATGGATTTTATCTGGTAGTCAACCTGAAGTGTTGCAAAAGACAATTGAAGAAGCAATCTACTTAAAGAGTAAAGATGAACTAATTTTGAAGGGGATAAGGTTGAAAAATATGGCCTCCCAAAATTTTTCTATAGAAAAATTAGCCAGTAATGTTTATAATGTATATTTAAGATTAATAAAAAAAAATAGAATGACTACACTATAG
- a CDS encoding YigZ family protein, protein MLERYKTVSGYGEHEILIQKSRFIAYVNRAETEEAAQHFIEQIKKKHWNASHNCSAYLIGERNQIQKANDDGEPNGTAGIPILEVLKKRDLKDTVVVITRYFGGIKLGGGGLIRAYGRATTEGLNITGIIERRLMQVIKTQIEYPLLGKVENEIRSSTFELKEIEYVENVVISTYVEEPLIAEYEAWMTEITNGQALITKEERLYLNKNLE, encoded by the coding sequence ATGCTTGAACGATATAAAACAGTTTCAGGATATGGAGAACATGAAATCCTTATCCAAAAATCTCGATTTATCGCCTATGTCAATCGAGCAGAAACAGAAGAAGCAGCGCAACATTTTATTGAACAAATAAAAAAGAAGCATTGGAATGCCTCTCATAATTGTTCTGCTTATTTAATTGGCGAACGCAATCAAATTCAAAAGGCAAATGATGATGGAGAACCAAATGGAACAGCTGGAATTCCTATCTTAGAAGTGTTGAAGAAAAGAGATTTAAAAGACACCGTGGTAGTCATTACTAGATATTTCGGAGGAATTAAATTAGGTGGGGGAGGGTTAATTCGTGCCTACGGCCGTGCGACAACGGAAGGCTTAAACATCACGGGCATTATCGAACGTCGGCTAATGCAGGTAATAAAAACCCAGATTGAATATCCCCTATTAGGGAAGGTTGAAAATGAAATTCGATCGTCTACGTTTGAATTAAAAGAAATTGAATATGTAGAAAATGTTGTGATCTCCACCTATGTTGAAGAACCTCTAATAGCTGAATATGAAGCATGGATGACCGAAATTACAAATGGACAAGCGCTTATTACTAAGGAAGAGAGACTATACTTAAATAAGAACTTAGAGTAA